Proteins encoded together in one Alkalihalobacillus sp. TS-13 window:
- the bla gene encoding class A beta-lactamase: MKSWLTVFNTFKLKKIAPVLLSSVMLIGCSAGNTYSASQPVQKNKETAIKDDLAKLEDKYNAKIGVFALDTGTNQTLTYRPDERFAHTSTLKALTVGALLQQKSIEDLNQKITYTQDDLVTYSPITEQHVETGMTLKELSDASLRYSDNTAQNLILKQLGGPSGLKVSLRKIGDDVTNPERFEPELNEVKPGETQDTSTPRALATSLQMFTLGEAIPTEKRELLIDWMKRNTTGDTLIQAGVPEGWEVADKSGAGSYGTRNDIAIIWPPKGDPIVLAVLSSRDKKDADYNDKLIAEATKKVINSLKVKHQ; encoded by the coding sequence ATGAAATCATGGCTCACGGTTTTTAATACGTTTAAACTGAAAAAAATTGCACCTGTACTTCTCTCATCTGTCATGCTTATAGGTTGTTCAGCCGGTAACACATATTCTGCTTCTCAACCTGTTCAAAAAAATAAAGAAACCGCCATTAAAGATGATTTAGCCAAACTTGAGGATAAATATAATGCTAAAATTGGTGTCTTTGCACTGGATACAGGTACCAACCAAACTCTAACCTATCGACCAGATGAACGTTTTGCACATACATCTACTCTTAAAGCCCTGACAGTAGGAGCCCTGTTACAACAAAAGTCAATAGAAGACCTTAATCAAAAGATTACTTATACCCAAGATGATCTTGTGACTTATAGTCCAATCACTGAGCAACATGTCGAGACAGGAATGACTCTTAAAGAGCTGAGCGATGCCTCTCTTCGATACAGTGACAATACTGCGCAGAACCTGATACTCAAGCAACTGGGTGGGCCTAGCGGGCTTAAAGTATCACTCAGAAAGATTGGTGATGATGTAACTAATCCTGAGCGATTTGAACCAGAGTTAAACGAAGTTAAACCAGGAGAAACTCAAGATACTAGCACGCCGAGAGCACTTGCCACCAGCCTTCAAATGTTCACACTTGGAGAAGCGATCCCAACTGAGAAACGTGAACTTTTAATAGATTGGATGAAGAGAAATACCACTGGTGATACATTAATTCAGGCTGGGGTGCCGGAAGGATGGGAAGTAGCTGATAAGTCTGGTGCAGGGTCATATGGAACGCGAAATGACATTGCGATCATTTGGCCACCGAAAGGAGATCCAATTGTTCTTGCTGTCCTTTCTAGTCGTGATAAAAAGGATGCTGATTATAACGACAAGCTTATCGCTGAGGCAACAAAGAAAGTAATCAATAGCCTTAAAGTCAAACATCAGTAG
- a CDS encoding MFS transporter — MDERRRGMAAIFTVLFLVSLSLHIQYPIFTPYAVALGATSFFVSIMMSMSSFANMCGNLIAGPLIDFFGKKKFIVVPLFLSGLLMMAHGVAANPDVLLVLRLFNGLVLAFMTPACFALLSGYAKNSHQQGKYMAFNGLLMTIAHILSPTIGGYLVEIVNYQGTYFLIGGCILITAIIALLYVREFEPIIVHKKEQADSGGLKLDRHLLMIYFVAFSLMYAQGTLGYELPFLVVEKGMSTSDAGKLFSYIGVGTLVIVCMTWINRISALLRTGVGMLVLAACFYQMVVPFTPLSLGQLLFVLGIGLGILFPAITTLITEKIDKTKHGTAFGILSAVFSLGIIASSLTAGAVRDFISPYFIAFIVVALAITVIGWQGLGYKDKSVVSN, encoded by the coding sequence ATGGACGAGAGAAGAAGGGGCATGGCTGCGATTTTCACGGTGCTGTTCCTGGTGTCTTTGAGCTTACATATCCAGTATCCGATCTTCACGCCTTATGCGGTTGCGCTTGGGGCGACGAGCTTCTTTGTTAGTATCATGATGAGTATGTCTTCCTTCGCGAACATGTGCGGGAACTTGATCGCTGGCCCGCTGATCGATTTTTTCGGGAAGAAGAAGTTCATTGTCGTGCCGCTGTTTTTATCGGGCTTATTGATGATGGCACATGGCGTTGCAGCGAATCCTGACGTGTTATTGGTGTTGCGTTTGTTCAATGGGCTTGTCCTTGCGTTCATGACTCCGGCTTGTTTTGCGCTGTTGTCCGGCTATGCGAAGAATAGCCATCAACAGGGGAAGTATATGGCGTTCAATGGGTTACTCATGACGATTGCACATATTCTTTCGCCGACGATCGGTGGGTATCTGGTTGAAATAGTCAATTATCAGGGTACCTATTTCCTTATTGGTGGATGTATTCTCATTACAGCGATCATCGCACTGTTGTACGTTAGGGAATTCGAACCGATCATCGTTCATAAGAAAGAGCAGGCTGACAGCGGTGGGCTGAAGCTGGATCGGCATCTGTTGATGATCTATTTCGTCGCTTTCTCGTTGATGTACGCGCAAGGAACACTCGGGTATGAGCTACCGTTTTTGGTAGTGGAAAAAGGGATGTCGACAAGTGATGCCGGGAAGCTGTTCAGCTATATCGGGGTCGGTACGCTCGTCATCGTCTGTATGACGTGGATCAACCGGATTTCCGCGTTGTTGCGCACGGGGGTTGGCATGCTTGTGTTGGCTGCGTGTTTTTACCAGATGGTGGTACCATTCACTCCACTTAGCCTCGGGCAGCTGTTGTTCGTCCTTGGAATCGGTTTGGGGATACTGTTCCCGGCCATCACAACCTTGATTACGGAGAAAATCGATAAAACTAAACATGGCACCGCCTTTGGCATACTGTCTGCGGTTTTCTCATTAGGAATTATCGCAAGTTCACTTACAGCCGGTGCAGTTCGGGATTTTATTTCACCTTACTTCATCGCGTTTATCGTGGTTGCGCTGGCCATTACGGTTATCGGGTGGCAGGGACTCGGCTATAAAGATAAATCGGTTGTTTCGAATTAA
- a CDS encoding M20/M25/M40 family metallo-hydrolase gives MRLLSEIDEIILNKREEYLEQLFTLLRQRSISTQDEGITECADLLKRMMETMGINTQIMKTDGHPVVYGERIKDKSFFTLLIYGHYDVQPPDPITEWKSPPFEPTIRENRIYGRGAGDNKGQLMAQLLGINTYIEAFGDLPINIKFVFEGEEEKGSVNLAAFVEEHKDLLKADLVYTADGSSHYSGSPLILLGVRGVLALELKAKEAEWDNHSGNTGNILTNPAWKLIDLLHTMRGKDGRVLIDGFYEDIRPPSLRDKELLKLLPFDVEDIGNKIGYPSLNMDGESYYHKLTMEPTFNINGLESGHTGIGLKTIIPSMATVRLDIRLVVDQDPMDIYKKIVQHVQVYDPSIDVKYLGSMKPSRTSADIEIVKVVTKAIQQSYEKKPIIQPSLGGSLPDYVWTSILGIPSVIMPYANFDQRNHSPNENLELDYFFNGIKCTCHVIHALGEYSKSYSDK, from the coding sequence TTGAGACTGCTAAGCGAGATTGATGAAATAATACTAAACAAACGAGAAGAATACTTAGAACAATTGTTCACCCTACTACGTCAAAGGAGTATTAGCACACAAGATGAAGGAATTACTGAGTGTGCAGATTTGCTCAAGAGAATGATGGAGACCATGGGGATAAACACCCAAATAATGAAAACTGATGGTCATCCAGTTGTTTATGGTGAAAGGATAAAGGATAAAAGTTTTTTTACGCTACTTATTTACGGCCATTATGATGTTCAACCGCCAGACCCAATTACCGAATGGAAATCCCCCCCTTTTGAACCCACTATTAGAGAAAATAGAATATATGGCCGAGGAGCGGGAGACAACAAAGGACAACTAATGGCCCAACTCCTTGGTATTAATACATATATAGAAGCCTTTGGGGATCTACCTATTAATATTAAATTTGTATTTGAAGGAGAAGAGGAGAAAGGTAGCGTTAATTTAGCCGCTTTTGTAGAAGAACATAAAGACCTATTGAAAGCTGATTTGGTTTATACAGCTGATGGCTCTTCCCATTATAGTGGTTCCCCGCTTATTTTATTAGGTGTAAGAGGGGTGCTTGCTCTCGAATTAAAGGCAAAAGAGGCAGAGTGGGATAACCACTCAGGGAATACTGGTAACATTTTAACCAATCCAGCTTGGAAGCTAATTGATTTACTACATACAATGCGCGGAAAAGATGGTCGTGTTTTAATTGATGGATTTTATGAAGATATTCGTCCTCCCTCTTTACGGGATAAAGAATTACTTAAATTATTACCTTTTGATGTTGAAGATATAGGTAACAAAATTGGTTATCCCAGTTTAAATATGGATGGAGAGTCATATTACCACAAGTTAACCATGGAACCAACATTTAATATTAATGGGCTGGAAAGTGGTCATACTGGTATCGGCTTGAAAACGATCATACCTTCTATGGCCACTGTAAGACTAGATATACGCCTCGTAGTAGATCAGGATCCTATGGATATCTATAAAAAAATCGTTCAACATGTTCAAGTCTATGATCCTAGCATCGATGTGAAATATTTAGGGTCGATGAAGCCATCTAGGACTTCTGCAGATATTGAAATAGTGAAAGTTGTAACTAAAGCAATACAACAATCATATGAAAAGAAGCCGATTATCCAACCGAGTCTTGGCGGCTCCCTACCTGACTATGTTTGGACAAGCATCTTAGGCATTCCTTCTGTAATAATGCCTTATGCAAATTTCGATCAAAGAAATCATTCTCCTAATGAAAATTTAGAATTAGATTACTTTTTTAACGGTATTAAGTGTACTTGCCACGTAATTCATGCTCTCGGTGAGTATTCCAAATCATATTCAGATAAATAA
- a CDS encoding BlaR1 family beta-lactam sensor/signal transducer: protein MFTNFVVSLIVSSFTIAVIMLIKKVFQKQLSAKWQYNLWFLLLIALTLPFIPKQLIDFGDHFISWDVTQRNGIGRTSNANGDDVSRNVNWMQDFTLSVDRSSPELLNIVLAGIWIAGMLVMIVLTIHALLKVKNIKRTTTELKNKEVRCLFDQCKQRLLISRHMVVGESPLVKTPMTFGLFKTYVVMPAHFDAWLSIDEIKHIFLHELNHYKYKDIATNYLTVIYQILYWFNPLVWFAFKEMRLDREIACDSAVLNTLDEDQYAEYGNTIINFVDRASYPKNFPLTNQLNGSKEQIKKRIKKIASYTKESKQLKLKSIAIFMLVGVFVASQIPLVSVIAGDKERYDFNSERAVYEDLSEYFSGHEGSFVLYDMQGDRYSIYNENKSTLRVSPNSTYKIYSALFGLESNVIARGNSKIKWNGLQYPYDSWNMDQNLSTAMTNSVTWYFQELDKRIQLDSIQAYLKEIGYGNYDVSGGIEQYWLESSLKISPIEQVQLLRAFYTNQFGFKEKNVRTVKDTIRLEEKNGSKLSGKTGTGNINGNNINGWFIGYVETTENTYFFATNIQNENNAYGSKAAEITLSILRDKGIY, encoded by the coding sequence ATGTTCACTAATTTCGTAGTTAGTTTAATAGTGTCTTCGTTTACCATTGCAGTCATTATGCTGATCAAGAAAGTCTTCCAAAAACAATTATCAGCGAAATGGCAATACAATCTATGGTTCTTATTGCTGATTGCATTGACACTTCCTTTTATACCGAAGCAGTTGATTGATTTTGGAGATCATTTCATTTCATGGGATGTTACTCAAAGGAATGGAATAGGCCGTACTTCTAATGCCAATGGAGACGATGTGTCCAGAAACGTAAATTGGATGCAAGACTTTACGTTATCTGTAGATCGCTCCAGTCCAGAATTACTGAATATCGTTTTAGCCGGAATATGGATTGCCGGGATGTTAGTCATGATTGTTCTGACTATACATGCTCTGCTAAAGGTAAAGAATATTAAAAGGACTACAACTGAACTGAAGAATAAAGAAGTTCGCTGCTTATTCGATCAGTGTAAGCAGCGGCTATTGATATCAAGACATATGGTTGTAGGAGAATCGCCACTTGTCAAAACACCGATGACATTTGGTCTTTTTAAAACCTATGTCGTGATGCCGGCTCATTTTGACGCATGGCTTTCTATTGATGAAATTAAACACATTTTTTTACATGAATTGAATCACTATAAATATAAAGATATTGCAACGAATTACCTGACTGTCATTTACCAGATTTTATACTGGTTTAATCCGCTTGTTTGGTTTGCTTTTAAGGAAATGAGATTGGATCGTGAAATAGCCTGTGATAGTGCTGTTTTAAATACTTTGGATGAGGACCAGTATGCGGAATACGGGAATACGATCATTAACTTTGTGGACAGAGCATCATATCCGAAAAATTTCCCTTTGACCAATCAGCTGAACGGCTCTAAGGAACAAATAAAAAAACGGATTAAGAAAATCGCATCCTATACGAAGGAATCAAAGCAGTTGAAGCTGAAGAGTATAGCGATCTTTATGCTTGTGGGAGTATTTGTTGCAAGTCAAATTCCACTTGTTTCTGTCATAGCAGGCGATAAGGAGCGTTACGATTTTAATAGTGAGCGGGCAGTATATGAGGATCTAAGCGAATATTTTTCAGGTCATGAGGGGAGCTTTGTATTATATGATATGCAAGGTGATCGGTATAGCATTTATAATGAGAATAAAAGTACTTTAAGAGTTTCTCCGAATTCCACTTACAAGATTTATAGTGCGCTGTTTGGATTGGAGTCTAATGTCATTGCAAGGGGAAATTCCAAAATTAAATGGAATGGTCTGCAGTACCCTTATGATTCTTGGAACATGGATCAGAATCTATCTACAGCTATGACAAATTCAGTAACCTGGTACTTTCAAGAACTGGATAAAAGAATTCAACTTGACAGTATCCAAGCTTATCTAAAAGAAATAGGCTATGGTAATTACGATGTTTCTGGAGGAATCGAACAATATTGGTTAGAGTCTTCCTTAAAGATATCTCCAATAGAACAGGTTCAATTACTACGAGCTTTTTATACAAACCAATTTGGATTTAAAGAGAAGAATGTCAGGACCGTTAAAGATACGATAAGATTAGAGGAGAAAAATGGTTCGAAACTCTCAGGGAAAACCGGTACAGGCAATATAAATGGCAATAATATTAACGGCTGGTTTATTGGGTATGTAGAAACTACGGAGAACACTTATTTCTTTGCAACGAATATACAAAATGAAAATAATGCCTACGGAAGTAAGGCGGCAGAAATCACGTTGTCTATTTTAAGAGATAAAGGGATCTATTAA
- a CDS encoding proline racemase family protein translates to MNFTNVFQTIETHTFGEPTRIINGGLLKLKGKTVAEQRDYMAEHYVWLRNALIQEPRGHRDMFGAVLLPPTSDDIDFGVIYMDNSNFLNMCGHATIGVATAIVEMGLVEVNGPEVELVLETPAGLVYPRVKIENGRVESVSFKNVPGFLEQRDVPIDAGELGTVTVDISYGGNYFAWVDVDQVGEVIHVSNGSQLKKFAKIIKDHVNSQVKVQHPTKPYINKVDIVTFYGKPTIPDADYKNVHVFSDRQADRSPGGTGTTAMVARMVGRDEMKIGEQVVCEGFVGGKFIGKALKHVKVGDQDAVITEITGSAFITGFQNILIDPNDPFKHGFMVD, encoded by the coding sequence TTGAATTTTACGAATGTATTCCAAACGATAGAGACTCATACTTTTGGAGAACCAACGCGAATCATTAATGGTGGGTTGCTTAAATTAAAGGGTAAAACAGTGGCTGAACAACGAGATTACATGGCTGAACATTATGTTTGGCTTAGAAATGCCTTGATTCAGGAACCGAGGGGGCACCGTGATATGTTTGGAGCGGTCCTGCTGCCACCTACGAGTGATGATATCGATTTCGGGGTCATCTATATGGATAACTCAAATTTTTTGAATATGTGTGGTCATGCGACAATCGGTGTTGCAACAGCAATCGTTGAAATGGGGCTTGTCGAGGTGAATGGACCAGAGGTGGAATTGGTATTAGAGACACCTGCAGGACTTGTGTATCCAAGAGTGAAGATTGAAAATGGCCGCGTAGAATCCGTCAGCTTCAAGAATGTACCAGGGTTCCTCGAGCAACGAGATGTCCCTATTGACGCTGGAGAGCTTGGAACCGTCACTGTTGATATCAGCTATGGAGGAAATTACTTTGCTTGGGTGGACGTCGACCAAGTGGGAGAAGTAATTCACGTATCAAATGGTTCACAACTTAAGAAGTTCGCGAAGATCATAAAGGATCATGTAAATAGTCAAGTAAAAGTTCAACATCCTACCAAACCTTATATTAATAAAGTTGATATTGTCACCTTTTATGGAAAACCGACAATCCCGGATGCAGATTATAAGAATGTCCATGTTTTCAGTGATCGACAAGCAGATCGATCTCCTGGTGGGACAGGAACAACTGCTATGGTTGCGAGAATGGTCGGGAGAGATGAGATGAAAATCGGCGAGCAGGTTGTTTGTGAAGGATTTGTAGGGGGGAAATTCATCGGCAAAGCACTGAAACACGTTAAAGTTGGTGATCAAGATGCTGTTATAACGGAGATTACCGGCTCTGCATTCATTACAGGATTCCAAAATATCTTGATTGATCCTAATGATCCATTCAAGCATGGTTTTATGGTGGATTAA
- the blaI gene encoding penicillinase repressor BlaI, giving the protein MSDKVPNISEAEWEVMNVLWEKAPQTANEVYSILEERMDWKLKTVRTLLDRLVQKGVVGVNKNQKVYTFFPLYSQDECQQAEAQSFINRIYGGTLKSMLVQFIQDKSLSEEDINELRSILDEKPKSESKSKGDSER; this is encoded by the coding sequence GTGTCTGATAAAGTACCTAATATCTCTGAAGCAGAATGGGAAGTCATGAACGTGCTTTGGGAAAAAGCACCGCAAACGGCCAATGAAGTCTATTCCATATTGGAAGAGCGGATGGATTGGAAGCTGAAGACAGTACGAACTCTTTTGGATCGTCTTGTTCAAAAAGGGGTTGTCGGTGTAAATAAAAATCAGAAGGTCTATACTTTTTTTCCACTTTACTCACAGGATGAATGTCAGCAAGCTGAGGCACAGTCCTTTATCAATCGAATTTATGGCGGCACTTTAAAATCGATGCTAGTTCAGTTCATTCAGGACAAATCCTTGTCGGAGGAGGATATCAATGAATTACGCTCAATTTTAGATGAAAAACCTAAAAGTGAGAGTAAGTCAAAGGGAGATAGTGAAAGGTAA
- the glyA gene encoding serine hydroxymethyltransferase: protein MDSTITTTNENCEVHDQKVLNWAKDIIENRSSQRLIQKEIIDAVDRNAIWRGQECLNLLAPEAPTSPIVRQLLASEVGTRAAEGHIGPTQRWFSGTKYIDEIESLCVELLKKVFKSNYADHRLVASMIGNMTVYASLTKPGDNILSISQPFGGHSSNRYDGPAGIRGLNIYDVPMDPVELVVDIDKFAKVARQVKPQLVTLGASMTLFPFPLKEISEIVDEWGGKIFFDGAHQLGLIGGGQFQDPLNEGACIMTGSAGKTFSGPQSGIIVWNDPEQTQSISDTIFPALAATHQVNRVAALAASAAEFLAFGKEYMEQIVANAKALAKALHERDITVLGSHKGFTETHQVILDVKRFGGGLEVAQKLEKANIITNKNLIPGDKPEDWDYPSGLRIGTIEITRLGMKEAEMDIIADYIVSVLEGRETVDSIRKRVIEFRSAYQKMHYCYD from the coding sequence ATGGATTCAACGATTACTACAACAAATGAAAATTGCGAGGTCCACGATCAAAAGGTGTTAAACTGGGCAAAAGATATTATTGAAAATCGTTCTTCTCAGAGATTGATTCAGAAAGAAATTATTGATGCTGTCGACCGAAATGCCATTTGGAGAGGGCAGGAATGTCTTAACCTATTAGCCCCTGAAGCACCTACAAGCCCGATCGTTCGCCAATTACTAGCATCTGAAGTGGGAACTAGGGCGGCTGAAGGTCATATAGGACCCACACAAAGATGGTTTTCAGGAACTAAGTATATCGATGAAATTGAATCCCTATGTGTAGAGTTATTAAAAAAGGTCTTTAAGAGTAATTATGCAGATCATCGCCTTGTCGCAAGCATGATAGGAAATATGACTGTCTATGCAAGTCTAACAAAACCGGGAGATAATATCTTATCCATTTCACAACCATTTGGCGGTCATTCTAGTAACCGTTATGATGGACCAGCCGGTATTCGGGGACTAAATATTTATGATGTTCCAATGGATCCAGTTGAATTGGTAGTAGATATAGATAAGTTTGCAAAGGTAGCAAGACAAGTAAAACCTCAGCTAGTTACACTCGGTGCTTCAATGACATTATTTCCGTTCCCACTTAAAGAAATCTCTGAGATCGTCGATGAGTGGGGAGGAAAGATATTCTTTGATGGAGCTCATCAGCTTGGACTAATTGGAGGGGGGCAATTCCAAGATCCTTTAAATGAGGGAGCTTGTATCATGACGGGATCAGCAGGAAAAACGTTTAGTGGCCCTCAGAGTGGCATCATTGTTTGGAATGACCCAGAACAAACACAATCAATTAGTGATACGATCTTTCCTGCTCTTGCTGCAACACATCAAGTAAATCGTGTCGCTGCTCTGGCTGCATCTGCTGCAGAATTCCTAGCGTTCGGAAAAGAATATATGGAACAAATTGTGGCGAATGCAAAAGCATTGGCTAAAGCATTACATGAAAGAGATATAACTGTGCTCGGTTCCCATAAAGGTTTTACAGAAACTCATCAAGTGATTCTTGACGTTAAGCGTTTTGGTGGTGGATTAGAAGTCGCACAAAAATTGGAGAAAGCGAATATTATTACTAATAAAAACCTTATTCCCGGCGACAAACCTGAGGATTGGGATTACCCAAGTGGGTTACGCATTGGGACGATTGAAATCACACGTTTAGGTATGAAAGAGGCCGAAATGGATATCATTGCAGACTATATTGTAAGTGTTTTGGAGGGAAGGGAAACAGTTGATTCTATCCGAAAGCGTGTCATTGAATTCCGATCAGCCTACCAAAAAATGCATTATTGCTATGACTGA
- a CDS encoding amino acid permease — translation MKHHHLFEQSVQHAKDKQLKKGKGLRWWQLSLIGIGSIIGAGFFLGTGLSIKIAGPSILIGYLIAGLTTFFVFSSLAEMTVNDPETGSFRTYARKAFGHSAGFLSGWMYWLSGVLIMSSEIVALSTFTQFWFPHIPLWLFSIIYAVLGFGINLLGVKNFGQIESLFAIIKLSTLIIFIIFGTLFLLDFISPKDIVAVNHSGIGDLFPNGIGGLWSAMIFIFFSFGGIAVVGIASSELESKKDVPKTGVGLIITLISIYILSLFFVLEMVDWTIINESESPFVTALSAFQIPYLDTIFNVIIISAAFSTMVGALFSISRVMVSLAKDGDAPKILQKKNNRGVALPALSLTAVGLTISILFSYLLPGTMYEYVTTSAGVMLILNWVIILASQIKLHPTYADNHGTFKAFGSPYTSYIGILIILLAISGAIVHVSQRIGLFISIGMILVIFIFSKFNTREKTR, via the coding sequence ATGAAACATCATCACTTGTTTGAACAGTCTGTGCAACATGCGAAGGATAAGCAACTGAAAAAAGGGAAGGGACTAAGATGGTGGCAGCTTTCCCTTATAGGAATCGGTTCGATCATAGGTGCTGGTTTTTTCCTGGGGACAGGTCTTTCAATCAAAATTGCGGGACCATCTATTTTGATTGGTTACTTGATCGCGGGGTTGACCACTTTCTTTGTATTCAGTTCTTTGGCCGAAATGACAGTAAATGACCCAGAAACAGGCTCTTTTCGGACATATGCAAGGAAAGCATTCGGACATTCTGCAGGGTTTCTCTCAGGGTGGATGTATTGGTTGTCCGGTGTCTTGATCATGTCCAGTGAAATCGTGGCGCTTTCGACCTTTACACAGTTCTGGTTTCCTCATATCCCATTATGGTTATTTTCGATTATTTACGCGGTGTTGGGCTTTGGAATCAATTTGCTCGGAGTGAAAAACTTTGGACAGATCGAGTCTTTATTTGCCATTATTAAATTATCAACGCTCATCATTTTCATCATCTTTGGAACATTGTTCTTGTTGGATTTCATCAGTCCGAAGGATATCGTCGCCGTAAACCACTCAGGAATCGGTGATCTTTTTCCAAACGGGATCGGTGGGTTATGGTCAGCGATGATTTTCATCTTCTTTTCATTCGGGGGGATTGCCGTTGTAGGGATCGCATCATCGGAACTTGAAAGTAAGAAAGATGTTCCAAAGACAGGTGTAGGACTGATCATCACCTTGATTTCAATCTACATATTATCCTTATTTTTTGTATTGGAAATGGTGGACTGGACCATCATCAACGAGTCGGAAAGTCCTTTTGTGACAGCACTATCGGCATTCCAAATCCCTTATCTGGATACCATCTTTAATGTCATCATCATCAGTGCAGCCTTTTCAACGATGGTAGGAGCCTTGTTTTCGATCAGTCGTGTCATGGTTTCGCTGGCTAAGGATGGGGATGCACCAAAAATACTGCAAAAGAAAAATAATCGTGGTGTAGCGTTACCGGCCCTGTCATTGACGGCAGTTGGACTGACGATTTCCATTCTTTTTTCATACCTTTTACCAGGTACGATGTATGAATATGTGACGACTTCTGCAGGTGTCATGCTGATTTTGAACTGGGTGATCATCCTAGCCTCACAGATTAAACTACATCCTACGTATGCCGATAACCATGGGACATTCAAAGCATTCGGATCTCCATATACTTCCTATATAGGCATTTTGATTATTTTACTCGCCATTTCAGGCGCCATCGTCCATGTAAGCCAAAGAATCGGCCTGTTTATCAGTATAGGGATGATTTTAGTGATCTTCATTTTTTCGAAATTCAACACTAGAGAAAAAACGAGATAA
- a CDS encoding YfcC family protein: protein MEEKSNIETNDVQESKKNKKFPMPDVFVILFSFLLIAYALSYIIPSGSYERVERGGITQIDPNSFQYVKSESLSIMDLFLSIVQGLSASADIVFLILIVGGTLALIESSGAFKAGIGSLIRLTRGNYLLLLVTFSSIFAVLSTFGVGANIVIAFVPIGIIIARSLKLDPVVGVALVFLGSYSGWAGGVFDPIVTVFAQSIAELPLFSGVLFRLVIFVIFVSITIFYICLYAKKVRHNPANSLMGPDYLSQYPDYEDKESVTSTIFTTQQKIILLLFVTFLGIYLYGAFNLKWNIKELSAIFIMLGIAVAIVSRTSPNQFVNEFMKGITQVIYGALVVGLARAVIILLENGRVIDTVVNGTTATLDMFPPVVSMQLLYFFNLFFNSIITSGTGQAAIVMPIMVPIVDMLDVTRQVAFITFKLGDAITNIITPLSGTLMACLALGKVSYGKWLKFIFPLFLIWTVIGAILVGIAVVIQYGPY from the coding sequence ATGGAAGAGAAATCAAATATCGAAACGAACGACGTGCAAGAGTCTAAGAAAAACAAAAAATTCCCTATGCCGGATGTTTTTGTCATTTTATTTTCTTTTCTGTTAATCGCTTATGCTCTTTCTTATATTATTCCTTCAGGTTCTTATGAGAGAGTAGAAAGGGGTGGGATTACACAGATAGACCCAAATAGTTTTCAATACGTAAAGAGTGAATCTTTGTCTATAATGGATTTGTTTTTATCCATTGTACAAGGACTTTCTGCATCAGCTGACATCGTATTTCTAATCCTTATAGTCGGAGGTACCCTTGCTCTCATTGAATCAAGTGGAGCATTTAAAGCAGGAATTGGTTCTCTTATTAGATTGACAAGGGGCAATTACTTGTTGTTACTTGTCACTTTCTCTAGCATATTTGCTGTCCTCTCGACGTTTGGAGTCGGAGCCAACATCGTTATTGCTTTTGTACCAATAGGAATAATAATTGCTCGGTCTCTGAAGCTGGATCCTGTTGTAGGGGTTGCACTGGTTTTCTTAGGATCCTATTCTGGTTGGGCTGGAGGAGTTTTTGATCCAATAGTAACCGTTTTTGCTCAAAGCATTGCTGAGCTTCCTTTATTTTCAGGTGTTTTATTTCGTCTTGTGATTTTTGTTATTTTTGTCTCTATAACCATTTTTTATATCTGTTTATATGCCAAAAAAGTACGGCACAACCCGGCTAACAGTCTAATGGGACCTGACTATCTTTCTCAGTATCCTGATTATGAAGATAAGGAATCTGTAACAAGTACGATTTTTACAACACAACAAAAAATAATCCTCTTGTTGTTTGTAACATTCCTTGGAATCTATTTGTATGGTGCATTTAATCTAAAATGGAATATAAAAGAACTTTCAGCAATTTTCATTATGCTCGGTATTGCTGTAGCTATCGTTTCAAGGACTTCCCCGAATCAATTCGTAAATGAGTTCATGAAAGGTATTACACAAGTAATATATGGAGCTCTTGTTGTTGGTTTAGCTCGAGCTGTCATCATTCTACTAGAAAATGGACGTGTCATAGATACAGTTGTCAATGGAACCACTGCGACTTTAGATATGTTCCCTCCTGTTGTATCTATGCAATTGTTATACTTCTTTAATTTATTTTTCAACTCAATCATTACTTCTGGAACAGGGCAAGCTGCAATCGTTATGCCAATCATGGTACCAATTGTGGATATGTTAGATGTTACAAGACAAGTTGCATTTATAACATTTAAGTTAGGGGACGCAATTACAAATATCATCACCCCTCTTTCTGGAACATTAATGGCTTGTTTGGCATTAGGAAAAGTATCATACGGGAAATGGTTGAAATTTATTTTTCCATTGTTTCTAATCTGGACTGTAATTGGTGCAATTTTGGTAGGAATTGCTGTAGTGATCCAATATGGACCTTACTAG